A single region of the Buchnera aphidicola (Formosaphis micheliae) genome encodes:
- the tal gene encoding transaldolase — translation MNQLEALKKMTTVVIDSGDVESILKYKSQDATTNPSLVLQAMSLKIYQTLLDEAISYARKIGGNHKKKVENAIYKIMVSLGINILENISGQVSIEVDARNSFDKEASIKQANKLINMFETKGVNRSRILIKLAATWEGIKAAEELEKNNIHCNLTLLFSFAQAKACAESNVYLISPFVGRIYDWYNKNTFINDYSCDTDPGVIAVRKIYYYYKEYNYSTIIMGASFRRKEQILALAGCDRLTISPVFLEELKSSTDFFERKLFCIKKSNKLPEKIRKSDFNWFHNQDAMAVDQLSDGIRRFGADQIKLEKIISSRL, via the coding sequence ATGAATCAATTAGAAGCTTTAAAAAAAATGACTACAGTTGTTATAGATAGTGGAGATGTGGAGTCTATTTTGAAATACAAATCTCAAGATGCTACCACGAATCCAAGTTTAGTACTTCAAGCTATGTCGCTAAAAATTTATCAAACACTATTAGATGAAGCAATTAGTTATGCTAGAAAAATTGGTGGAAATCATAAAAAAAAGGTAGAAAATGCCATTTATAAAATTATGGTTTCTCTTGGAATTAATATTTTAGAGAATATATCAGGACAAGTTTCTATTGAAGTAGATGCTCGTAATTCTTTTGATAAAGAAGCTTCTATTAAACAAGCAAATAAATTAATTAATATGTTTGAAACCAAAGGAGTAAATAGGTCTAGAATTTTAATTAAATTAGCAGCAACTTGGGAAGGAATTAAAGCTGCTGAAGAATTAGAAAAAAATAATATTCATTGTAATTTAACGCTTTTATTTTCTTTTGCTCAAGCTAAAGCATGTGCAGAATCCAATGTATATCTTATTTCTCCTTTTGTTGGAAGAATTTATGATTGGTATAATAAGAACACTTTTATAAATGATTATTCATGTGATACAGATCCTGGTGTAATAGCAGTACGTAAGATATATTATTATTATAAAGAATATAATTATTCTACAATAATTATGGGAGCTAGTTTTCGTAGAAAAGAACAAATTTTAGCTTTAGCAGGATGTGATCGTTTAACTATATCACCTGTATTTTTAGAAGAATTAAAATCTAGTACTGATTTTTTTGAACGTAAATTATTTTGTATAAAAAAAAGTAATAAATTACCTGAAAAAATACGAAAATCAGATTTTAATTGGTTTCATAATCAAGATGCTATGGCAGTAGATCAATTATCTGATGGAATTCGAAGATTTGGAGCTGATCAAATTAAATTAGAGAAAATAATATCAAGTAGATTGTAA
- the tkt gene encoding transketolase, whose translation MYSNSDLSNAIRCLSIDAIQRANSGHPGMPMGMADIAMVLWRQFLKHNPKNPLWDNRDRFILSNGHGSMLLYSILHLTGYDLSINDLKNFRQLNSKTPGHPEIGCTPGIEITTGPLGQGLAAAVGMAIAERSLGSYFNRYGYNIIDHYTWVFIGDGCLMEGISHEVCSLAGTFGLGKLIVFYDRNGISIDGNTNDWFNDDTSVRFQSYYWHVVNNVDGHNIESIKNAIIESKSVIDKPSIIICDTVIGFGSPNKSGKSESHGSPLGNEEVLLTKKKLNWLYKPFYIPEEIYSQWDASIVGEKLEKQWKKEFKRYEIRYPVLAEEYRRRMNKKLPSIWDREMEKFIQLLQKSPQTIATRQASQNTLELIGSLLNELIGGSADLSPSNLTIWSGSKSIKNDFSGNYIHYGVREFGMTAISNGISHHGGFIPYSATFLIFVEYAKNAVRMAALMKTQQILIYTHDSIGLGEDGPTHQPIEQLSCLRFTPNLSVWRPSDQVETAIAWKYAIERQQGPTALILSRQNVPQLFRTNIQLIDVKRGGYILNQDSECPEIIIISTGSELKIAVEVAKALNCSGHMIRVVSMPSTDVFDQQNLSYRESVLPPLLIKRVAIEAGITDFWYKYVGLNGLIIGMNSFGESAPAKQLYDKFGFNVQDIVRKIKLHFSL comes from the coding sequence ATGTATTCAAATAGTGATTTATCAAATGCTATTAGATGTTTAAGTATAGATGCTATTCAACGTGCTAATTCAGGACATCCAGGTATGCCTATGGGAATGGCAGATATTGCTATGGTATTGTGGAGACAGTTTTTAAAACATAATCCTAAAAATCCTTTATGGGATAATAGAGATCGTTTTATATTATCTAATGGGCATGGATCGATGTTGTTATATAGTATTTTGCATCTTACCGGTTATGATTTATCTATTAATGATTTAAAAAATTTTAGACAATTAAATTCTAAAACTCCAGGTCATCCAGAAATAGGATGTACTCCTGGGATTGAAATTACAACAGGACCATTAGGTCAAGGTTTGGCTGCAGCTGTAGGAATGGCTATTGCTGAACGTAGTTTAGGTTCTTATTTTAATAGATATGGTTATAATATAATAGATCATTATACATGGGTATTTATTGGTGATGGATGCTTAATGGAAGGTATTTCACATGAAGTGTGTTCGTTGGCAGGTACTTTTGGTTTAGGTAAACTTATTGTTTTTTATGATAGAAATGGAATTTCTATAGATGGTAATACTAATGATTGGTTTAATGATGATACTTCAGTACGTTTTCAATCATATTATTGGCATGTAGTTAATAATGTAGATGGACATAATATAGAATCTATAAAAAATGCTATTATAGAGTCTAAAAGTGTTATAGATAAGCCATCCATTATTATTTGTGATACAGTGATTGGTTTTGGTTCTCCTAATAAATCTGGTAAATCAGAATCTCATGGTTCTCCGTTAGGTAATGAAGAAGTTTTATTAACGAAAAAAAAATTAAATTGGTTATACAAACCATTTTATATTCCTGAAGAAATATATAGTCAATGGGATGCAAGTATTGTTGGTGAAAAGTTAGAAAAACAATGGAAGAAAGAGTTTAAAAGATATGAAATACGTTATCCTGTTTTAGCAGAAGAATATAGACGAAGAATGAATAAAAAGTTACCTAGTATTTGGGATAGAGAGATGGAAAAATTTATTCAACTCTTACAAAAATCTCCTCAGACTATAGCAACTAGACAAGCATCACAAAATACATTAGAACTAATAGGAAGTTTATTAAATGAATTAATAGGTGGATCAGCTGATCTTTCTCCTAGTAATTTAACTATATGGTCAGGTTCTAAATCAATTAAAAATGATTTTTCAGGTAATTATATACATTATGGAGTTAGAGAATTTGGAATGACAGCTATTTCTAATGGAATTTCTCATCATGGAGGATTTATTCCATATAGTGCTACTTTTTTAATATTTGTTGAATATGCAAAAAATGCTGTTCGTATGGCTGCGTTAATGAAAACTCAACAGATTTTAATTTATACACATGATTCTATTGGATTAGGTGAAGATGGACCTACTCATCAACCTATAGAACAGTTATCTTGTTTACGTTTTACTCCTAATTTAAGTGTTTGGAGACCTAGTGATCAAGTAGAAACAGCAATTGCATGGAAATATGCGATAGAAAGACAACAAGGACCAACAGCATTAATTTTGTCTCGTCAAAATGTACCTCAATTGTTTAGGACTAATATTCAGTTAATAGATGTTAAAAGAGGCGGGTATATATTGAATCAAGATTCTGAATGTCCTGAAATTATTATTATTTCTACTGGTTCTGAGCTAAAAATTGCAGTAGAAGTAGCTAAAGCGTTAAATTGTAGTGGTCACATGATTAGAGTAGTTTCTATGCCTTCTACTGATGTATTTGATCAACAAAATTTGTCATACAGAGAAAGTGTATTGCCTCCTTTATTAATTAAACGTGTTGCAATTGAAGCTGGAATTACAGATTTCTGGTATAAATATGTTGGTTTAAATGGATTAATTATAGGTATGAATTCATTTGGTGAATCTGCTCCAGCTAAGCAATTATATGATAAATTTGGTTTTAATGTTCAAGATATTGTAAG